A single Verrucomicrobiia bacterium DNA region contains:
- the mraY gene encoding phospho-N-acetylmuramoyl-pentapeptide-transferase, with translation MNWAEGTDYASSVSFLRLFRYITFRSAGAAVTALLLSWWLGPKVIARLKQLKFGQEYKDLADQSGAFETRVLSKKGTPTMGGILIVLVLNLTAILWAQMNPLLELTLLTVLVLAGLGFYDDYAKILKQQGGGAPPRVKLWVQFAVAVFVAVYLWKLPQDSWLRFTETQTPEHHNLVSTLMLPFYKYPIPCGAVIGLLLVTLTIVGSSNAVNLTDGLDGLAIGCTLITTIVFLVLTYLASNFKYATYLQIPYVDGAGELTVFCATLLGAGMGFLWFNCHPAQVFMGDTGSLALGGALGLVAVLIHQPFLLVIAGGVFVMEAGSVIIQKSWFKYTRRRHGVGQRVFLMAPIHHHFEKKGWYESQVVTRFYILCVLFAVVALSTLKIR, from the coding sequence ATGAACTGGGCCGAAGGCACGGACTACGCCTCGAGCGTGTCCTTCCTGCGGTTGTTCCGGTACATCACGTTCCGCAGCGCGGGGGCGGCGGTGACGGCGCTCTTGCTGAGTTGGTGGCTGGGACCCAAAGTGATCGCGCGCTTGAAACAATTGAAGTTCGGCCAGGAATACAAGGATCTGGCCGATCAATCCGGCGCGTTTGAAACGCGGGTGTTGAGCAAGAAAGGGACGCCCACGATGGGCGGCATCCTGATTGTGTTGGTTTTGAATCTGACCGCGATTTTGTGGGCGCAGATGAATCCGCTGCTGGAATTGACCTTGTTGACCGTGTTGGTGTTGGCGGGCCTGGGATTCTATGACGATTACGCAAAAATCCTGAAACAACAAGGTGGCGGCGCGCCCCCGCGGGTGAAGTTGTGGGTGCAGTTTGCCGTGGCGGTCTTTGTGGCGGTGTATTTATGGAAACTACCGCAGGATAGCTGGCTGCGTTTCACCGAGACGCAGACGCCGGAGCATCATAATCTGGTCAGCACCCTGATGTTGCCGTTTTACAAATATCCGATTCCGTGCGGAGCGGTCATTGGTTTGCTGCTCGTAACGCTGACGATCGTGGGCAGTTCGAATGCGGTGAATCTGACCGATGGCCTGGATGGTCTGGCAATCGGTTGCACGCTGATCACCACGATTGTGTTTTTGGTGCTCACCTATCTGGCGAGCAATTTCAAATACGCCACCTACCTGCAAATCCCCTACGTGGATGGGGCCGGGGAACTGACGGTTTTTTGCGCGACGCTGCTCGGGGCGGGGATGGGGTTTTTATGGTTCAACTGTCATCCCGCTCAAGTGTTCATGGGCGACACGGGATCGCTGGCGTTGGGCGGGGCGTTGGGGTTGGTGGCGGTTTTGATTCATCAACCATTTTTGCTCGTCATCGCTGGTGGCGTGTTCGTCATGGAAGCGGGATCGGTCATCATCCAGAAGAGTTGGTTCAAGTACACGCGCCGGCGGCACGGGGTTGGACAAAGGGTTTTTTTGATGGCCCCGATTCATCACCATTTCGAGAAGAAGGGCTGGTATGAATCCCAGGTCGTCACGCGATTTTACATTTTATGCGTGCTGTTTGCGGTCGTCGCTTTGAGCACCTTGAAAATCCGATGA